tacaaccaccaccaccaccaccaccaacacCAGCAGGCTTCATTGACATAGGAAGGTTAAAACCGTCAACTAAACTAACATCATAGTAATGCAAAGGTGAGTCTGAGGTTCCAAGTGTCATTTCAACAAGTGTAGCTGGAGGAACACCACCAGTTCCCTTGCATTTCAACTGGCCGCCGCAGTCTCCGGTTTGACACGTGCCTTTTCCGGTTGTTTCGTCGAAACAGCAGCCTTGTCTCCCCCAGATTCGACCGGCCCAATGGTTAGGGAGTTGGAGAACAAATTGTTCGCCGCTTGGAAGATGGAATCCACCTCCTTGAATTGTAGGTTTTCCTCCATTGCTGAGAATTCCTGGCCATACACTCTCTTTGCAGTTGTTTACAATTATCAGTTGTATTCCTGTTCCATTCCCATCTCTAACAACAACACCTGATATTATCATATAACAGAAGAATTTTAACGTAAGAATAGTAATACATATAAACCCTAGAACACTATGTGCATGAAAAAACGAAGAGTAGATAGAAGAGTACCTGCGGTTGTGACAGAGATGGTGGAGAGAAGAAAGCAGAAGAAAAGTAAGGAAGTAGTCATAGGGTTTTGGAAAGTGAAACCGTTTGTGGTAGCTCTATGGTGAATTCTGGAGTGTGAAAGTGAGTGATATATAATGTATGTGAGATGGTGGTGAAGAGAAACGAACGTGGGTGCTCTTTCATCGCTTTCCACCCAACACACTACTTCTGAAATTTCTCTATCACGTTTAATATCCTTGCTTaagttaaatattaattaatagttaattaataatagaataattaatctataagggtgtgtttgttttaaGATTACCAAAATTATTCCTGGGAATATGAGTATGGGAATGTAATATTCTTATGTTTGattcaagttttaaaaaattatttcaaggAATTTTTTATTCCAAGGAATATTATTTACACATAGTTTTTCAATTCTTATTCCAAGGCATAAAGGATGGGAATAAAATATTCCCATGGAAATAAGTTAAACTAACTCTAACTTCCAACTAtaattcataattattattatttttattttttataatttaattaaacaaatCTTAGTATTATGCCAAAGAATTTAAATTTCTACCAAACACATAGGTTGGAACAATATTCCAGGGAATAACAATCCTAAGAATAGTATTCCAAGGAATATAATGTTTAgccatgaaacaaacacaccctaataGAACATGTGAATGTGAATGAATGACAAAATTGTAATGGATATATGATATACTTTTCTGTCTCGTATTAATTTATAGGTTaagtttagaatttttttttttactttatattattcttattttagaatatgaaaaatatattagatgtTTTGTTAGCCTAAAATAGCCTTATTTACTCGTATCAGCCACGGTATTATTAATTAAGCATTTAACCTAACTTCtactatataataatattttacggacttttttttgaaaatatattttattttagttagtaTATATGTAATTAACAATTTTTCGCATGATACGAGATCAAACAAACATTACGCATATGCCTAACTGGAATTGATGAAATGATAATTTTGAGTTGGTGGTTCGAAATTCATAGAGACCGGAGTGTATGTCTTTTGAATggcatataaataaatttttggtccctataaatattgcagtttcatttttagtcccttctgagttttggcaacggtttttttttgaaaaaaccgttgccaaaagaccgagagggactaaaaatgaaaacaacaatatttatagggaccaaaaacttatttaaccctaaattgtAAGCTTTCAAAACACTTTTTAAGTTGTGGAATAAGGAAGAGTTTGTTAATATGTGTTGGATTTGAGATTTCACACATAAGAGACAGGATGAATTGCGTGATTTGGAAAAATACGATTTTGAAAACTTTTGACAATTTaaatcagagtttgaaaatattttttaaatctaagcagcagaaataaaatatttaaagtgcagaaattaaaaagttaaaggaagaagaagaacgccaaaaattataaaaatctgGTCAAAATAAAAAAGGACATATTCCTCTCCCCAAAACTTGGTCTCGAGAGCTTCCAATAatacttgagagcttttagtaggaaaTACTGACGAACCCCCTTATGCAAGGAAATAGTGGTTGTCCTTCAACCAAAATATTATAAGGTGAATGATATGAGTGTTTGTGTATTTTCACTAATAGCTTGTTGAAAGTGAAGTGGCCAAGCTTCCTTCTCAACTGTAGATTGAAGTGGTTAGTCTTCTCTCCACGAACACAGACCTTGTAGAGGTTATAGTCTTCAAGTTCTAAAATATATCTGAGCTCCCTTTTGGTTTTAACAGGATAACCAAATAACCTTGAGATTTTAACCAGGCTAATCTCAAAACCTAGGAAGATTTTTATATCACCTAATCTTTAACCAACCAAGAAATAAGAGAAGATTATCAAAGCTAGATAATCATCAATCTAGGAACTGATCACACAATTCTCAACCATAAGCTTTTAACGGATTTAACTTCGAACCATATATATAACTCCTATTTAGACAATATTCAACCAAAGTCTATAAACATAGTTACCTTGGTGAATTTATACAATTCTACCCTTCTAGAATTACATAAGAGACCTCACTCACAAATGGTACATTCCTCACAAACGTATTCGGCTGTAAGAAGTAGTGAGAGAAAGTTAAAATAAAActttagagagagagagtgaatgTCAATACACAAATTTGTGCTCTAGATGATTTGAAATGAGAAATAGAGCCTCTATTTATGGGCTTCAGGTtcccaaaaaaagaaataacatTTAAGAAAAATAGTTGTTGCTAATCGATTGAcataattaattatggttggaAAATAATCGTGTTTAACTTTCAAAATGGAAATATACGATACATAGTCGTTGCATAGAATCTGGGTGCATTCAACCTGCCTTGTGCCTTAAGTACGCGCTTATCTAATCAATTAGCACTTTGCTTCAACAAATTAAATAAAGTCAAAATATGTTTTATGGCTTTTTGACTGCTCCTataacacccgaggccaaagaaggccaggggtggttacaccgcatgtaacactcgaggccgaatatggcaaggagtagtcgccacatcagaatgagagggatcctgaggccgtgcaTGTATCAGACTGCATGGTTgtaggaaagcttataaggattgatgggtactacttATACCAATAATATGCATCTTGTTTTCGGTAGCtagttccataagaactccattattaagcgtgcttgacttggagcaattctgggatgggtgaccttctggaaaGTTTCCCCAAAAGcatgtgagtgaggtcaaagcatgctgaaaaagacccgtgttggtttgtggggccaGTCGATAATCTTAAAAGCAGTTTGGGGCATTACAAATGGTATTAGAGCcaaacctctcccagtacgatgtggtttgaGGACAAACCATgtggaagctggtgggcatgtaacacctgaggccaaagaaggcgaggggtggttacaTCGCATGTAAAACTCGAGGCCGAATATGGCAAAGAGTGgccgccacatcggaatgagagagatcctgaggccgtgcaggtatgagactgcatggttgtaggaaagcttataaggattgatgggtactacctataccaacaagatgcatcttcttttcggtagctagttccataagaactccatagttaagcgtgcttgacttggagcaattttgagatgggtgaccttctggaaaGTTTCTTGGAAAGCATGTGAGTGAAGTCAAAACATGCTaaaaaagacccgtgttggtttttGGGGTTAGTCGATAATtttgaaagcagtctggggcattACAGCTCCTATCTTGTTCTATACAACTTCTATATGTTTTTCAAAGTGttttcttttggaaaatcatttgagAAAAAggtttgtgtgtgtgtgcgcgcgcgcttATATCCGTTTACTTCTATGAAAAAGTCATTTTTCTTTTACATAGTTTCACTCACTTACTATTTTAAGATAATTTCTCTATGCCTTGTCGGATGTGAGCTTTTTTTTTACACTTGCTTGAGATATCTTGAGGCTTTTGATAGAATCAAGTTTGTTTGTCTTTATCTGATAGTCATGTTTATCAAACCTGTATACTCATGGTTTGCATCTTTAACCGCTTAAGTGCATTGTTTGAATTATtattagttgtcatcatcaaaagataatttcttgattaaattatattacttgcaaaacaaggttccacaatATGGAGTTTAAAATTAAGAGTAGGGTGGATAAGTTGGT
This is a stretch of genomic DNA from Vicia villosa cultivar HV-30 ecotype Madison, WI unplaced genomic scaffold, Vvil1.0 ctg.002386F_1_1, whole genome shotgun sequence. It encodes these proteins:
- the LOC131638699 gene encoding thaumatin-like protein produces the protein MTTSLLFFCFLLSTISVTTAGIQLIIVNNCKESVWPGILSNGGKPTIQGGGFHLPSGEQFVLQLPNHWAGRIWGRQGCCFDETTGKGTCQTGDCGGQLKCKGTGGVPPATLVEMTLGTSDSPLHYYDVSLVDGFNLPMSMKPAGVGGGGGGGCSDASCAADLNGCCPSSLVVKHDGKVVGCKSACLATKSDKYCCTGEFADPKSCKPTMFARVFKSVCPRAYTYAYDDLTGLMSCLANRYAITFCPPP